A window of the Eleutherodactylus coqui strain aEleCoq1 chromosome 8, aEleCoq1.hap1, whole genome shotgun sequence genome harbors these coding sequences:
- the LOC136578090 gene encoding histone H4: MSGRGKGGKGLGKGGAKRHRKVLRDNIQGITKPAIRRLARRGGVKRISGLIYEETRGVLKVFLENVIRDAVTYTEHAKRKTVTAMDVVYALKRQGRTLYGFGG; the protein is encoded by the coding sequence ATGTCTGGTCGCGGTAAAGGAGGGAAAGGCCTTGGGAAGGGCGGCGCCAAGCGGCACAGGAAGGTGCTCCGCGATAATATCCAGGGcatcaccaagcctgccatccgccgtctagctcgcaggggtggcgtcaagcgtatctccggcctcatctatgaagagactcgcggcgtcctgaaagtcttcctggagaacGTGATCCGCGACGCCGTCACCTACACCGAGCACGCCAAGAGGAAGACCGTCACCGCTATGGACGTGGTGTACGCGCTCAAGCGCCAGGGCCGCACTCTCTACGGCTTCGGAGGTTAA
- the LOC136578091 gene encoding histone H2A type 1-like — MSGRGKQGGKVRAKAKTRSSRAGLQFPVGRVHRLLRKGNYAERVGAGAPVYLAAVLEYLTAEILELAGNAARDNKKTRIIPRHLQLAVRNDEELNRLLGGVTIAQGGVLPNIQAVLLPKKTESSKTSKSK; from the coding sequence ATGTCTGGACGCGGCAAACAAGGAGGCAAAGTCCGTGCTAAGGCCAAGACTCGCTCATCCCGGGCAGGACTGCAGTTCCCTGTCGGCCGTGTACATAGGCTTCTCCGCAAGGGCAACTACGCTGAGAGGGTGGGCGCCGGCGCTCCGGTCTATCTGGCAGCAGTGCTAGAGTATCTGACCGCTGAGATCCTGGAATTGGCTGGCAATGCCGCCCGGGACAACAAGAAGACGCGCATCATCCcccgtcacctccagctggctgtgcGAAACGACGAGGAGCTGAACAGGCTGCTCGGTGGGGTGACCATCGCCCAGGGAGGCGTCCTGCCCAACATCCAGGCCGTGCTGCTGCCCAAGAAGACCGAGAGCAGCAAGACGAGCAAGAGCAAGTGA
- the LOC136577748 gene encoding histone H2B 1.1, producing MPDPAKSAPAPKKGSKKAVTKTQKKDGKKRRKTRKESYAIYVYKVLKQVHPDTGISSKAMGIMNSFVNDIFERIAGEASRLAHYNKRSTITSREIQTAVRLLLPGELAKHAVSEGTKAVTKYTSAK from the coding sequence ATGCCTGATCCCGCCAAGTCTGCTCCAGCGCCCAAGAAGGGCTCCAAGAAAGCCGTGACCAAGACTCAGAAGAAGGACGGCAAGAAGCGTAGGAAGACCAGGAAGGAGAGCTATGCCATCTACGTGTACAAGGTGCTGAAGCAGGTCCACCCCGACACCGGCATTTCCTCCAAGGCCATGGGCATCATGAACTCCTTCGTCAACGACATCTTCGAGCGCATCGCAGGGGAAGCCTCCCGCCTGGCTCACTACAACAAGCGCTCCACCATCACCTCCCGGGAGATCCAGACCGCCGTGCGCCTGCTGCTGCCCGGAGAGCTGGCCAAGCACGCCGTGTCCGAGGGCACCAAGGCCGTCACCAAGTACACCAGCGCCAAGTAA